The following proteins are co-located in the Diaphorobacter sp. HDW4B genome:
- a CDS encoding transposase: MVAASCKDALIWSLTPGQAGDSPEGRKLVEAIDAQDSAVYLLMDSAYDSDDLRAAAEDRNLIPVVPAHPRRKNPSPLDKQKYRQRNEVERLFRRIKAYRRVFTRYDKLDAMYAAFVSLALIFELLR; the protein is encoded by the coding sequence ATGGTCGCAGCCAGTTGCAAGGATGCATTGATCTGGAGTTTGACGCCCGGACAAGCCGGAGACAGCCCGGAAGGCCGCAAACTCGTCGAGGCGATTGACGCGCAAGATTCAGCTGTGTATTTGCTCATGGATAGCGCCTATGACAGCGATGACTTGCGTGCAGCAGCTGAGGATCGAAACCTTATCCCGGTTGTCCCTGCGCATCCACGACGCAAGAATCCCTCGCCACTAGATAAGCAAAAATATCGCCAACGCAATGAAGTTGAACGGTTATTTCGGCGGATCAAGGCCTATCGGCGAGTTTTTACCCGCTACGACAAGTTGGATGCAATGTATGCCGCGTTTGTCTCGCTGGCTTTGATCTTTGAGTTGCTTCGGTAA
- a CDS encoding transposase: MSEQRESLACMHITRSQFKRIRHLLPKPRGSKLISHYRFLNALAYMASNGCKWRALPRRFGPWHTVYMRLYRWAHSGVLAEVLNHLQQQALSQWAVQALSLDSTIVKVHPDGCGAQKKTDHKP, encoded by the coding sequence ATGTCAGAGCAGCGAGAATCGCTGGCCTGCATGCACATCACCCGCTCTCAGTTCAAACGTATCCGTCACCTGCTGCCCAAGCCTCGCGGCAGCAAGTTGATCAGCCACTACAGGTTCCTTAATGCTTTGGCCTACATGGCCAGCAACGGGTGCAAATGGCGAGCTTTGCCACGCAGATTCGGGCCCTGGCACACCGTGTACATGCGGCTGTATCGCTGGGCCCATAGCGGCGTACTTGCCGAAGTTCTTAACCATCTGCAGCAACAGGCACTTAGCCAGTGGGCTGTTCAAGCGTTGAGCCTGGACTCCACCATCGTCAAAGTTCACCCTGATGGCTGCGGGGCTCAGAAAAAAACGGACCACAAGCCATAG